From the genome of Nasonia vitripennis strain AsymCx chromosome 1, Nvit_psr_1.1, whole genome shotgun sequence, one region includes:
- the LOC100115837 gene encoding chitinase-like protein Idgf4 has translation MKLLISTAVAVVLLVCVNSAFGVDPHEHSKVVCYWNATSFERAGPGKFQVDDLRPALSLCTHLIYGFAGINAANFEVVPLNPNLDTGAGYGFYRLVTQLKRQFPELKVYLSIGGNADPYEETHKYLTVTETSEARNKFVRSVDRLLQDYDFDGVDLAWQFPPVKVKKNRGTFGSLWHGIKKTFGYGKFKDEKEQEHRDGFTIMVRDLKTQLRAKNKALTLTVLPHINSSIYYDARLLTPNLEAIHVFAFDQSNPERTPKKADYPAPIYESYGREDTDNVDSQTRYWLENGTPGGKIVVGIPAFARTWKLTADSEAAGVPPVTADGPGAEGPHTGIAGLLSYAEVCSRLTEHAVGRLRRVNDPSKKYGAYAYQPYNSGTGTDGIWVGFEDPETAGNKALYAKAKGLGGVAIYDLSLDDFRGVCNGDKFPIVKGAKFKL, from the exons ATGAAGCTGCTAATTTCGACGGCAGTAGCCGTTGTGCTACTTGTTTGCGTCAACTCTGCTTTTGGTGTAGATCCACATGAGCATAGTAAAGTAGTTTGCTACTGGAACGCTACGTCCTTTGAACGTGCTG GCCCCGGCAAGTTCCAAGTGGACGACCTTCGACCAGCTCTCTCGCTGTGTACGCACCTGATCTATGGATTTGCCGGCATCAACGCTGCCAATTTCGAGGTCGTGCCGCTAAACCCAAATCTTGACACCGGTGCCGGCTATGGTTTCTATCGTCTAGTCACCCAGCTGAAACGTCAGTTCCCTGAACTCAAGGTTTACCTCAGCATTGGTGGTAACGCTGATCCCTATGAGGAAACTCACAAGTACCTAACAGTT ACTGAAACATCCGAGGCAAGGAACAAGTTCGTCCGCTCGGTGGACCGCCTTCTTCAAGACTACGACTTCGACGGTGTCGATCTTGCCTGGCAGTTCCCTCCAGTGAAAGTAAAGAAGAACCGTGGCACCTTTGGCTCCCTCTGGCACGGAATCAAGAAGACCTTCGGCTATGGAAAATTCAAGGATGAGAAGGAACAGGAGCACCGTGACGGATTCACCATCATGGTCCGCGACCTTAAGACTCAGCTCAGAGCCAAGAACAAGGCCCTCACTCTCACCGTCCTACCCCATATTAACTCTAGCA tcTACTACGACGCTAGACTGTTGACGCCAAATCTAGAGGCAATTCACGTATTTGCCTTTGACCAAAGCAACCCTGAGCGTACTCCGAAGAAGGCTGACTACCCTGCACCAATCTATGAAAGTTATGGACGCGAAGACACCGACAACGTCGACTCGCAGACCAG GTATTGGCTCGAGAACGGCACTCCAGGTGGCAAGATTGTCGTCGGAATCCCTGCCTTCGCTCGCACCTGGAAGCTGACGGCCGACAGCGAAGCTGCTGGAGTTCCTCCGGTAACTGCCGATGGTCCCGGAGCCGAGGGCCCACACACCGGCATCGCTGGACTTCTGTCCTACGCCGAAGTTTGCTCGCGTCTGACCGAGCACGCGGTTGGCCGATTGAGGCGCGTGAACGACCCATCGAAGAAATACGGTGCCTACGCCTACCAGCCGTACAACTCCGGCACCGGCACCGACGGCATTTGGGTAGGATTTGAAGACCCCGAGACCGCCGGCAACAAAGCCCTCTATGCCAAGGCCAAGGGTCTCGGTGGTGTTGCCATTTACGATCTGTCCCTCGACGACTTCCGCGGCGTCTGCAACGGAGACAAGTTCCCTATTGTCAAGGGAGCCAAATTCAAGTTGTAA